In Zingiber officinale cultivar Zhangliang chromosome 1A, Zo_v1.1, whole genome shotgun sequence, the DNA window CCACAAGCAACCAAAGCAAATACTTATTACATATATATCAGTAACATTGAAATGCTACAACTGGGATGCTAAAATCGACatcagaagaaagaaatcaagcaaGCATGCTACTCTTAGCCTCCAACAAATCCTAATTCTGAACATAAATGAATTGATCCACTCAATACCACAGGGAAGCTTCTGAAGAACATCAGATCTTTCCAAACCAAAAACCCTAGCTAAATTCTGAAACTTGTAGGGCTCGTGTGTAAACCGAACATACCAATTAGGGTAACAAACAGGAAACCCAAATCAAACGCTGAATTGCTAACATCAAAGcttgaagaaaactaaatccgaaacctcaattcacagcgACAAGGCAGAAAATCCCGGAACTACTCCTAtcgcaggtgagtgagcaacttaccttgggtttcttggacttacaaccgagaaggaggcttctagggctttcggcgagctcgaaatcccgactcttcttcgtgctcccgactcctcctcgtcgagaagagcttaaggagatGGAGGAACTCCTCGGAGAACCTTGGCCGACCGTCGgatcgaagccctagcttcgtcggcTTCGCCTTCGCTCGAGCCGAAACGCCGTCGCGTgcagaagggaggaggagaggggaaaggttaggtcacgggtaatcaatcaagccctaagttctcctcttttataacctcatacttctgttaacttgttaaataaattttcctaccttttctaaacaaaaccgacggctggatcacttggtcagccggattttgaccaactctaaggtcacggcttcgattcctcagccgcgcacttttcgtttcgatttatttccaatatgttcctaactataccttatatacattttattccatatataattaacaaaacatttgcagaccagttggttggctgagttcgttaagatcCTTATCGGTCCGGGGTCCTGGGTTCAAAgcccggcttcaacatatgttattatttatttttttaaaacttctttctcttggtaaaaataccaaacgaactccaaaaattgcataaaaatactctataaattcctaaaaatctctaaaatttttctaaagtatttctaaatattttaaagtacttttagaactcctaatgagaaaaattaggtcgttacaatagaatcaggagaccaagaggagcacataggaacttgtttcatccgattccgaggtccctaggtcggtcaaacgggttTTTTAAGCCACAACCTACTTTGCAACGAATCtacaattcgttggaaatttccaacgaattggcagattcgttgaaaatttccaacgaattggcagattcgttggaaatgtttccaacgaatctgctaGTTCGTTTCAAATTTCCAACaaatttcagattcgttggaaaccctacgtattcttaaaatcacggttgaccgagcaagatacctccgaattggatgaaaccggttcctgtgtgctcctctatttatcctgacttcatatgtgtcctccaatatttttttttacttcatatatttttttcctttattttttcaatccccaatgtgttagaaaaattaaattcaagtttaaaaattcacaaatcaaaataaattagctccgtagttatttttaattcatggatataatcacaaGAACCTTATGCACAccaacaaactgatttcccctcgttctgagcagtcgaacatcattttttaaatctagcaagttcaactatactccaatttgatttaaaactctaacactttcatgctcaaattcaaattcatccaattgacctagatgttaaaaattcatcttatttcaaaaaaaaatatttgagctcatctatagaaacaggagaccaagaggagcacataggaacttgtttcatccgattccgaggtctctaggtcggtcaaacgggttTTTAAGCCACAGCATACTTTGCAACAAATCTACAATTCGTTGGAAACACTacatattcttaaaatcacggttgaccgagatAGAGActtccgaattggatgaaaccggttcctgtgtgctcctctatttagcctgacttcatatgtgtcctcaaatatttttttttacttcatatattttttgctttattttttcaatccccaatgtgttggaaaaattaatttaagtttaaaaattcacaaatcaaaataaattagctccataattatttttaattcatggatataatctcGAGAACCTTACGCACGccaacaaactgatttccccttgttctgagcactcgaacatcattttttaaatctagcaagttcaactatattccaatttgatttaaaactctaacactttcatgctcaaattcaaattcatccaattgacctagatgttaaaaattcatcttatttcaaaaaaaaaaaaaaaaaattgagctcatctatagaatcaggagaccaagaggagcacataggaacttgtttcatccgattctgaggtctctaggtcggtcaaacgggttTTTAAGCCAAAGCTTACTTTACAACGAATATgtaattcgttggaaatttccaatgaattggcagattcgttggaaatgtttcccaTGAATCTGCcagttcgttggaaatttccaacgaatttcagattcaTTGGAAATCCTACATATTCTTAAATTCATGGTTGACCGagctagagacctccgaattggatgaaactggttcctgtgtgctcctctatttatcctaacttcatatgtgtcctcaaatattttttttacttcatatattttttccctttattttttcaatccccaatgtgttggaaaaattaaattcaagtttaaaaattcacaaatcaaaataaattagctccgtaattatttttaattcatggatataatcacgagaaccttacgcacGTCAACAAACTAATTTtccctcgttctgagcactcgaacatcattttttaagtCTAGCAAGTTTAACTATactccaatttgatttaaaactctaacactttcctgctcaaattcaaattcatccaattgacctagaagttaaaaattcatcttattgcaaaaaaaaaaaaaaaaatatttgagctcatctatagaatcaggagaccaagagaagcacatagaaacttgtttcatccgattctgaggtctctaggtcagtCAAAAGGGTTTTTAAGCCACAacatactttgcaacgaatctacaattcgttggaaatttccaacgaatttcagattcgttggaaaccctacaTATTCTTAAAATCATGGTTGACCGagctagagacctccgaattggataaAACTGGCTCCTGTGTACTCCTttatttatcctgacttcatatatgtcctcaaatattttttttacttcatatattttttccctttattttttcaatccccaatttgttggaaaaattaattcaagtttaaaaattcacaaatcaaaataaattagctccgtaattatttttaattcatggatataatcacgagaaccttatgCACACCAAAAAACTGATTTCCCCTCGTTTTGAGCACtggaacatcattttttaaatttagtaagttcaactatactccaatttgatttaaaactctaacactttcatgctcaaattcaaattcatccaattgacctagatcttaaaaattcatcttatttcaaaaaaaaatatttgagctcatctatagaatcaggagaccaagaggagcacataggaacttgtttcatccgattccgaggtctctaggtcggtcaaacgggCTTTTAAGCCACGACATACTTTGTAACGAATCtacaattcgttggaaatttccaacgaatttcagattcgttggaaaccctacaTATTCTTAAAATTACGGTTGGCCGACCTAGAGAcgtccgaattggatgaaaccgattcctgtgtgctcctctatttatcctgacttcatatgtgtcctctaatatttttttttacttcatatatttttttcctttattttttcaatccccaatgtgttggaaaaattaaattcaagtttaaaaattcacaaatcaaattaaattagctccgtaattatttttaattcatggatataatcacgagaaccatACGCACGccaacaaactgatttcccctcgttctaagcactcgaacatcattttttaaatctagcaagttcaactatactccaatttgatttaaaactctaacactttcatgctcaaattcaaattcatcacaTTGACCTaaatgttaaaaattcatcttatttcaaaaaaatatttgagctcatctatagaatcaggagaccaagaggagcgcataggaacttgtttcatccgatttcgaggtctctaggtcggtcaaatgggTTTTAAAGCCACAACATACTTTGCAACGAattgcagattcgttggaaactctATCCTGCAAATTGTTTGCTGTAAAATTGcgataaattatatatttgttggGAAGTTCCAACAATTAATAGTTTCGTTGCAATATTTGCGACAAAAATACTATTCGTAGCAAAAATTTGCAACGAACaaaatattcgttgcaaaatttgcaacgaacaaattattcgttgcaaaatttgcaacaaattttattttttgtcgcTAACTTGCAACAATATTAGCGACAAAATGtcttttgttgctaatttgcaatgaatttattttgttgctaaatttGTTGTTAATTCGGaacaatttattattttgttgcaaattttgttggaaagtttggaacaaaatttaaattcgtTGCAAACTGTCATCCCTAATAGAGAATTTTTTTTGTAGTTGCCCGTCTATAGGTTAGCACGGAGGAGCTAAATTACGGGTGATTACTAGTCATTAATACAATTAGTAGCAAAGCATGGGGGAAGGCATGCACAGACATGTTGAGTTTTGACCCTAAAACCTAATATGACAACACCTCATACTTTATCCACCGCACCACCGTAAAaagacaataaataaataaaataaaatgtgatTTTCATATCATTATAGAGAGTGATCATCGCTCCATTATCAACATCATTTATCTCATTGTCATTTTCAACATTAATTCTTACATCTAGATTCCATATCAAATAAGTTTGATCAAATCCATGCAAATGAATACGACTCTTACACATTTCAAGATATTCAAACTTTAAatttctacataaaatacaaggaCATCTAATAATTAATGACCCCTCCTTCATGTGATAAgctggaaaatttaaaaattctttaactcCATTCTTATACCTTTGACTAATTCTATTTCGCTCCATTATCCAACTTGTATCCATTCTTCAAAACCTGTGATTATGTGATGCATGCAATTCATATCAATTAAACAAGTTATTACATTAATCAATCAAGCTGGCAAATTTTTACATTACAACCAATAAATTTTTACATGGCTAACCTATCATTTGATCTTAATCACTTAATCATATGTAATCTGATGTTATTAATTATGATACAtcctaaaattaattcaaagttaataTACATTTTCTATATATTATACTGTAGGTCTCATGTTGTTtggtaaagaaaagaaaaattagttCACATGTATTGGTAAAGAATGACTTTGTAATTTTGTAGTGAATTCCAAGAATAGATGTCACCAAAAAAGTATCCAGTTATTTTTGTTTGATCATAATTGATTACATGTTTGATCATAATTGCCTAATTGATTGatgatttttatcaattaatttaaaattttaaaatcaaataaagaaACTATTGAAATTGATCGgtcaatcaattaaaattatcggaattgattaaaattttatccAATTGATTACCAATTGAATATGTTCTATTGTCAGTGGCACAAACTCTCAAAATGATATGATGAGGTAGTTAGTAGGTCCACCTGCGGCCGACCGACAGTTGCTCTGTCGAGTAGTCCTTGTCCGAATGTAATACACAGAATGATCCTGCTTTCTGTTCAACTGTACTGTTGTTGGAGGCCGTTCTTTGTATGACCGGACATGCCTCCTGTTCGAGGTAGCGGTCCGGGAAATTGCTGCTTGACTACTAGTCTTAATTGTGGGCTTCCTCGGAGCGTCACTTCAGGCATGATTGGGCTGACCGGGTTGTCACACCCAGTCGGACAAATGAAGTCGTCGTTGAACTTAATTGATTTATTTCATAGACATAAATTTTTGACTATTTTGATTTTAACATATATGTCTATCATTTTTTTCTACTTTAACTCATTGATATGTTGAGTATACAATCACGCCCACTTAATAATAGATTAAAATTGTGATTTTAATCAGTAAATTTAAGCACCCATTTActattaaaatagatatttaaataagttAGCTAACGTTGGAAAATACGAGTAACTCATCCATTGTGAAATGAATTAAAGTAGCATCTTCAAATGCGTGCGAGCTGCTCTGAAATCTTCAAATGGTTGATGAATCTGAATCTGATTCTGATTCTGACGCGGTTTGAAATCTGAACCGCGTTAACAATGCTTCCCTTGTGCGTTACTTCTTCCAGGTATCAATCAATTTATTGTATCATTTCGATATAAACTTTTGCCCACCTGCCTTTCAGTTATTGGCTGAAGCTTTTAGCTTGTCTTCAAGTTTGACCCGTCGATCGAAACGTGTGCTGACTAACACGTTCCTGTCGGTCCCAGAAttcaattaaataatttaattaacaaagttATATATATCCCTCAACTCATTTTTCCATTATATGTGTTATGTGTATCATTCAGATTTGCCATTCATTAATCAGCTTCTCATTCTGTATTTGATCTTTCAAGACCATGAGTTACTACTCCCAGCAACAAGTTCCTTCTCAAggtatttaattcaatttattcgATTATATATCCTCaaagacattttttttttgttttattaatTTGCTAACATGAATATCCATATCTCTGTAAATCCTGCAGCTTATCCACCACCGCCTACTTCTTACCCGCCACCAGCGGAGCAGGCCTACCCACCGACGAcggctccgccgccgccgccggggTATCCGACTAGAGACGGCAAGGTGAATGATCAGCAGCAGGTTCCTGT includes these proteins:
- the LOC122014033 gene encoding cysteine-rich and transmembrane domain-containing protein WIH1-like, whose protein sequence is MSYYSQQQVPSQAYPPPPTSYPPPAEQAYPPTTAPPPPPGYPTRDGKVNDQQQVPVETSSRGDGFWKGCCAALCCCCVLDMCF